From the genome of Bacilli bacterium:
GCGGAATTAGCGGCCGGCGCGCATGCGGTCATTGACGCCGCGGGCAAACTGGTTGCACCGGGATTCATCGATATGCACGTGCATTTACGGGAGCCGGGATTCGAACATAAAGAAACGATTGCGACGGGCGCGTTGTCGGCGGCAAAAGGCGGGTTCACCACCATTGCCTGCATGCCGAATACCCGTCCGGTTGCGGACAATAGCGAAGTGATCAACCTGATATTGGACAAGGCCAAAGCGGCGAACAAGGCAAGGGTGCTTCCCTACGCCGCCATTACGAAAGCGGAGCAAGGCCGGGAACTGACCGACTTTGCCGCGTTAAAAGCCGCCGGCGCGATCGGTTTCAGCGACGACGGCGTCGGCGTGCAAAGCGCGCAGATGATGAAAGAGGCGATGGCTTTGGCGGCGTCGGTCGGCCTGCCGATTGTCGCGCACTGCGAGGACAACACGCTGGTTGCGGGAGCGCCGGTCAACGAGGGAGCTTTTTCCCGCAAGTTTGGTTTCAAAGGCATCCCGAACGAATCGGAAGCGATTCATGTCGGCCGGGATATTTTGCTTGCGGAGGCGACCGGCGCGCACTATCATGTGTGCCATGTCAGCACGGAGCAGTCGGTGCGGCTCATTCGCCTTGGCAAGAGCGTGGGGGTAAACGTGACGGCGGAAGTGTGCCCGCATCATTTGCTATTGTCCGATGAAGACATACCTAAGCCGGATGCCAATTGGAAAATGAACCCGCCGTTGCGCTCGCCGCAGGACGTGGAAGCGGTGATAGCGGGACTGGAAGAAGGCACGATCGACATCATCGTGACCGACCATGCGCCCCATGCGGCGGAGGAAAAAGCGAAAGGGATGCAGCATGCGCCGTTTGGCATCGTCGGGTTTGAGACGGCATTCCCGCTTTTGTACACCAAATTTGTCGCCACCGGCAGATGGACGCTTGCGTTTTTGCTGGAGAAGATGGCGGCAAAACCGGCGGAAGTGTTTGGCTTGCCGGGAGGGCGGCTGATCGCCGGTTCGCCCGCCGATTTGACCATCATCGATACGGAGACGGAACAGACCGTCGATCCGGCGGCATTTTTAAGCAAAGGGCGCAACACCCCGTTTACAGGCTGGAAATTAAAAGGCTGGCCGGTGTTGACGATGGTGAACGGAAACGTCGTTTGGTCCAAATAAACAAAAATCGTGTTACTTACCATACAAAGGAGTGGGCAATCATGCAAGCGACATTGCTGCTGGAAGACGGAACGCTGTTTGTCGGCAAAGCGTTTGGAAGCGCGGCTTCTACGGTGGGGGAAGTGGTGTTCAACACCGGCATCACCGGCTATCAGGAAGTATTGTCCGACCCTTCCTATTGCGGTCAAATCGTAACGATGACTTATCCGTTGATCGGAAATTACGGAATCGCCCGCGATGATTTCGAATCGATTCGCCCTTATGCGCATGGCTTTGTTGTGCGCGAATACGAGACGGTG
Proteins encoded in this window:
- a CDS encoding dihydroorotase, giving the protein MGTWIINGQLADANSGPERKHIFVANGKIERIADRLPEAELAAGAHAVIDAAGKLVAPGFIDMHVHLREPGFEHKETIATGALSAAKGGFTTIACMPNTRPVADNSEVINLILDKAKAANKARVLPYAAITKAEQGRELTDFAALKAAGAIGFSDDGVGVQSAQMMKEAMALAASVGLPIVAHCEDNTLVAGAPVNEGAFSRKFGFKGIPNESEAIHVGRDILLAEATGAHYHVCHVSTEQSVRLIRLGKSVGVNVTAEVCPHHLLLSDEDIPKPDANWKMNPPLRSPQDVEAVIAGLEEGTIDIIVTDHAPHAAEEKAKGMQHAPFGIVGFETAFPLLYTKFVATGRWTLAFLLEKMAAKPAEVFGLPGGRLIAGSPADLTIIDTETEQTVDPAAFLSKGRNTPFTGWKLKGWPVLTMVNGNVVWSK